In Paroedura picta isolate Pp20150507F chromosome 6, Ppicta_v3.0, whole genome shotgun sequence, one genomic interval encodes:
- the GPM6B gene encoding neuronal membrane glycoprotein M6-b isoform X6 yields the protein MRLSCFECCIKCLGGVPYASLVATILCFSGVALFCGCGHVALAGTITILEDRFSRNATDHALLSEVIKLMQYVIYGIASFFFLYGIILLAEGFYTTSAVKELHGEFKTTICGRCISGMFVFLTYILGIAWLGVFGFSAVPVFMFYNIWSTCEVIRSLPANMTASADQICVDIRQYGIIPWNAVPGRACGSALAEMCNTPEFYLSYHLFIVACAGAGATVIALIHFLMILSSNWAYLKDASKMQAYQDIKAKEEQELQDIQSRSKEQLNSYT from the exons GTTGCTTTGAATGTTGCATTAAGTGCCTGGGAGGCGTCCCATATGCCTCACTTGTGGCTACTATTCTTTGCTTCTCTGGGGTAGCCTTGTTCTGCGGCTGCGGTCATGTTGCTCTAGCTGGGACCATCACTATCCTTGAAGACCGCTTCTCCAGAAATGCCACTGATCATGCTTTGTTGTCTGAAGT aATAAAGTTAATGCAGTATGTGATCTATGGGATtgcatcattttttttcttgtatggAATAATTCTCTTGGCGGAGGGATTTTATACAACAAGTGCTGTAAAGGAGCTGCATGGCGAATTCAAGACAACTATCTGTGGCCGTTGTATCAGTGGGATG TTTGTTTTCCTCACCTACATTCTGGGAATAGCCTGGCTTGGCGTCTTTGGCTTCTCTGCAGTTCCCGTCTTCATGTTCTATAACATATGGTCAACCTGTGAAGTCATCAGATCCCTCCCGGCAAATATGACAGCTTCAGCGGACCAGATCTGTGTGGATATCAGGCAATACG GGATCATCCCTTGGAATGCAGTACCTGGCCGGGCATGTGGGTCAGCCTTAGCAGAAATGTGCAACACACCTGAG TTTTACTTGTCTTACCACCTGTTCATTGTGGCCTGTGCTGGAGCTGGTGCAACTGTCATAGCCTTG ATCCACTTCCTCATGATACTCTCCTCTAACTGGGCCTACTTAAAGGATGCAAGCAAAATGCAGGCTTACCAAGATATCAAAGCAAAAGAAGAACAGGAGCTCCAGGATATCCAGTCTCGGTCCAAAGAGCAACTCAATTCTTACACATAA
- the GPM6B gene encoding neuronal membrane glycoprotein M6-b isoform X7, whose amino-acid sequence MGCFECCIKCLGGVPYASLVATILCFSGVALFCGCGHVALAGTITILEDRFSRNATDHALLSEVIKLMQYVIYGIASFFFLYGIILLAEGFYTTSAVKELHGEFKTTICGRCISGMFVFLTYILGIAWLGVFGFSAVPVFMFYNIWSTCEVIRSLPANMTASADQICVDIRQYGIIPWNAVPGRACGSALAEMCNTPEFYLSYHLFIVACAGAGATVIALIHFLMILSSNWAYLKDASKMQAYQDIKAKEEQELQDIQSRSKEQLNSYT is encoded by the exons GTTGCTTTGAATGTTGCATTAAGTGCCTGGGAGGCGTCCCATATGCCTCACTTGTGGCTACTATTCTTTGCTTCTCTGGGGTAGCCTTGTTCTGCGGCTGCGGTCATGTTGCTCTAGCTGGGACCATCACTATCCTTGAAGACCGCTTCTCCAGAAATGCCACTGATCATGCTTTGTTGTCTGAAGT aATAAAGTTAATGCAGTATGTGATCTATGGGATtgcatcattttttttcttgtatggAATAATTCTCTTGGCGGAGGGATTTTATACAACAAGTGCTGTAAAGGAGCTGCATGGCGAATTCAAGACAACTATCTGTGGCCGTTGTATCAGTGGGATG TTTGTTTTCCTCACCTACATTCTGGGAATAGCCTGGCTTGGCGTCTTTGGCTTCTCTGCAGTTCCCGTCTTCATGTTCTATAACATATGGTCAACCTGTGAAGTCATCAGATCCCTCCCGGCAAATATGACAGCTTCAGCGGACCAGATCTGTGTGGATATCAGGCAATACG GGATCATCCCTTGGAATGCAGTACCTGGCCGGGCATGTGGGTCAGCCTTAGCAGAAATGTGCAACACACCTGAG TTTTACTTGTCTTACCACCTGTTCATTGTGGCCTGTGCTGGAGCTGGTGCAACTGTCATAGCCTTG ATCCACTTCCTCATGATACTCTCCTCTAACTGGGCCTACTTAAAGGATGCAAGCAAAATGCAGGCTTACCAAGATATCAAAGCAAAAGAAGAACAGGAGCTCCAGGATATCCAGTCTCGGTCCAAAGAGCAACTCAATTCTTACACATAA
- the GPM6B gene encoding neuronal membrane glycoprotein M6-b isoform X4, translating to MWLCSLPLFIKSADPLVAQNGCFECCIKCLGGVPYASLVATILCFSGVALFCGCGHVALAGTITILEDRFSRNATDHALLSEVIKLMQYVIYGIASFFFLYGIILLAEGFYTTSAVKELHGEFKTTICGRCISGMFVFLTYILGIAWLGVFGFSAVPVFMFYNIWSTCEVIRSLPANMTASADQICVDIRQYGIIPWNAVPGRACGSALAEMCNTPEFYLSYHLFIVACAGAGATVIALIHFLMILSSNWAYLKDASKMQAYQDIKAKEEQELQDIQSRSKEQLNSYT from the exons GTTGCTTTGAATGTTGCATTAAGTGCCTGGGAGGCGTCCCATATGCCTCACTTGTGGCTACTATTCTTTGCTTCTCTGGGGTAGCCTTGTTCTGCGGCTGCGGTCATGTTGCTCTAGCTGGGACCATCACTATCCTTGAAGACCGCTTCTCCAGAAATGCCACTGATCATGCTTTGTTGTCTGAAGT aATAAAGTTAATGCAGTATGTGATCTATGGGATtgcatcattttttttcttgtatggAATAATTCTCTTGGCGGAGGGATTTTATACAACAAGTGCTGTAAAGGAGCTGCATGGCGAATTCAAGACAACTATCTGTGGCCGTTGTATCAGTGGGATG TTTGTTTTCCTCACCTACATTCTGGGAATAGCCTGGCTTGGCGTCTTTGGCTTCTCTGCAGTTCCCGTCTTCATGTTCTATAACATATGGTCAACCTGTGAAGTCATCAGATCCCTCCCGGCAAATATGACAGCTTCAGCGGACCAGATCTGTGTGGATATCAGGCAATACG GGATCATCCCTTGGAATGCAGTACCTGGCCGGGCATGTGGGTCAGCCTTAGCAGAAATGTGCAACACACCTGAG TTTTACTTGTCTTACCACCTGTTCATTGTGGCCTGTGCTGGAGCTGGTGCAACTGTCATAGCCTTG ATCCACTTCCTCATGATACTCTCCTCTAACTGGGCCTACTTAAAGGATGCAAGCAAAATGCAGGCTTACCAAGATATCAAAGCAAAAGAAGAACAGGAGCTCCAGGATATCCAGTCTCGGTCCAAAGAGCAACTCAATTCTTACACATAA
- the GPM6B gene encoding neuronal membrane glycoprotein M6-b isoform X5, which translates to METAAEENTEQSQEKKGCFECCIKCLGGVPYASLVATILCFSGVALFCGCGHVALAGTITILEDRFSRNATDHALLSEVIKLMQYVIYGIASFFFLYGIILLAEGFYTTSAVKELHGEFKTTICGRCISGMFVFLTYILGIAWLGVFGFSAVPVFMFYNIWSTCEVIRSLPANMTASADQICVDIRQYGIIPWNAVPGRACGSALAEMCNTPEFYLSYHLFIVACAGAGATVIALIHFLMILSSNWAYLKDASKMQAYQDIKAKEEQELQDIQSRSKEQLNSYT; encoded by the exons GTTGCTTTGAATGTTGCATTAAGTGCCTGGGAGGCGTCCCATATGCCTCACTTGTGGCTACTATTCTTTGCTTCTCTGGGGTAGCCTTGTTCTGCGGCTGCGGTCATGTTGCTCTAGCTGGGACCATCACTATCCTTGAAGACCGCTTCTCCAGAAATGCCACTGATCATGCTTTGTTGTCTGAAGT aATAAAGTTAATGCAGTATGTGATCTATGGGATtgcatcattttttttcttgtatggAATAATTCTCTTGGCGGAGGGATTTTATACAACAAGTGCTGTAAAGGAGCTGCATGGCGAATTCAAGACAACTATCTGTGGCCGTTGTATCAGTGGGATG TTTGTTTTCCTCACCTACATTCTGGGAATAGCCTGGCTTGGCGTCTTTGGCTTCTCTGCAGTTCCCGTCTTCATGTTCTATAACATATGGTCAACCTGTGAAGTCATCAGATCCCTCCCGGCAAATATGACAGCTTCAGCGGACCAGATCTGTGTGGATATCAGGCAATACG GGATCATCCCTTGGAATGCAGTACCTGGCCGGGCATGTGGGTCAGCCTTAGCAGAAATGTGCAACACACCTGAG TTTTACTTGTCTTACCACCTGTTCATTGTGGCCTGTGCTGGAGCTGGTGCAACTGTCATAGCCTTG ATCCACTTCCTCATGATACTCTCCTCTAACTGGGCCTACTTAAAGGATGCAAGCAAAATGCAGGCTTACCAAGATATCAAAGCAAAAGAAGAACAGGAGCTCCAGGATATCCAGTCTCGGTCCAAAGAGCAACTCAATTCTTACACATAA